In Sebaldella termitidis ATCC 33386, one DNA window encodes the following:
- a CDS encoding autotransporter domain-containing protein has translation MRKNKKLLVGFLAVNSILNASTGSNDNVIKNDKLFNKMVKNIESGKSNDENYKLIEKILNKRNAELKDLYLQNDYVVKPEYLEWQWFATGFYTERGRGDNTSDNAQYRSTTEGYYNEDGEYIVTEGKPYMPVQGVKTINLGMSIPVKGLNLGAISISPGEVKLPNIEEVTVNITVPSTPTVGNVNLPAFTPTAPAVNTPSIFTPPALDKVSTGFAQGDPVGFRPQINVILGNSSAAPISGTTTVTSLGTSQFSITGSGFTWNGYNDSTTTSGTVTTGTYSMNTNSYPYTFLNVLAGSSTLSGNWIYRNQTTGASPNTARFVSVNHAYGARHLNTEFHLAGDTSIYGRNDGHMTVGIEYQAYDALSAKAIIDSGTTLTLESGKNLFGMTLMIESPYYRDDFTKIPIDTTCASGICRPMENLPIYSTAENRGKIVINSQESIGIDFAKYTVPSSDGSNPMAIYVKPGNIEINGSSNYGIRVPNIFDYGNLGGAYSRTSQLGTVVYSSNGKEQNYFKETIIDGSGGMVTVGGSQNVGISLSKKITGSTQVAGVQGLTASDSADLIGNIRNLNITVNGTEGIGILRNANYVEKDDSTGLPFGDIVLKNINVESLSFGTEAEKSVLIRSDRSKLILEKDLILTSTLSAGKSDNIVMLANNSATANALDPLYTAKAENRAEINIGAGLYKTTGLLSANGGEATNSTAGEIIVNSEESQGMAVLVNSKGFNSGIITVLGTKSVGIANMGEFTMTAGEIDASGDQSVGVYGADNNNKTNINGGTVKVSNNGIGFFAGDNATINISGASLEANDKGLLFYTYKNSSALTSSGHINITGTVNATINAGGTAFYLKDDLSQITNFINSVFTGSGKLNLNMASSDSRLFILDSPANDIYLSSSSSSAIESLIPSSKVSITGTGYKPYAVFKGTLVVDQNVNLDDTNDAYNRLDFMSSKTIINPGIIMSGTGNNVSAVGQRNYTGTSGRNEVIVINNGTIKQTGQNVIGIVTDYGNITNAGLISSTGDNSIGIYGANGTISKNTGKIEIGNTGIGIYGGNLLTASAPGYGDQKIEIENDSEIKSAGATGGIGIYADNTALALGDSTVKLGTNSDINMVSAENGVGVYGKTTTVSGGGTISVGKNGIGMHLLDSTAGLSNITMNLSGDNAVGYNIAGTSTFTGSGVFNTNGNNTVLFNMQKTAPSTAYIDFSGFSVSGTGNYVGGNIENAGFYYSNSGTVNEKSTIAAGKNSVILFDAGTNINASGSSNVIGIADGTYNGGMPFSFAGTTADKELTNRGIISAGDKSAVLYAKNNAAMLNAGTVTVGKESVGLYGVSVNDVENKGTINVGENSKGIYLKDGVLTGVLNSGKILSSSDTAVGIISDYNGGSTTLIKTTDEIKLTGENSVGIYTTGTGIQNVENIGLIEIGASSDRNNPGMAIYNTGIGNTVLNTGTITAGNNSLGIYSKGGAVTESGNLNVGNSGTGIYSDGGSVIINNLGSMNIGANAAVGVYGANNANIQNNFANIGIGNGSYGFIAESGSNVTNTAAQILGENSVLVYGNGAGNIINTASGNISAAGSGNIVFYTTGGGTVINDGNITADIGKSNIGIYNNGGSITNTGTVSVGDTELAYDSSGNVDVLNSRYAVGIYGEASKVENHGNLNIGNNAVGLYVKDNTITALNYGNIYAGTSASPKNGAIGIFSEGGAGVENHGNITLYGNDVIGIAGKGSAKVTNHGIITVEGQGATGIYGTLNTVVDNQGTINVSGTDSVGIIAPKGKILNNGTINFINGAKMTAMDNEYEIPELINAGIIKVNGNFENEGMKISLKPDLNTLQESSVAGIDFVMNSGSISADTLTITDTVKILPDFSQGTNAKVYKLENAFISSNIISVTGKLPVVSNSLTWEATPSVNSDGNIDIYMSKIDYHDFTDGLWYDDFGKALDENYYGSAGDAGKIYDKLDLIENEKDFRHVMESLAGNIYANINQREEDIARSFENSMTLMQNSDNNTKENVKINIIAGKGRTKEDTDGIVNYDYTTTGVLALREVERTYKHTFGYSLGYLHTGFEFKDGNSSEEWVDTVQMGVHNKYKANGWNLRNDLTGRVSFHNIDRNIDWPSPTGRSEMNGSYETYSITSDNIFGKELSVGKNTSIVPYGALRAMYVTRPDFSESGEESLKVEGNDAWSVKPRAGVELKTAVPLSDSGWQLKGALDIAYEYELADLNEREYAKLSAVENNYHKLSKPEDEKGTLRTRASVGVEVKDRYGIFLTGEYGVGNNSEDDYRAGLTLKAVF, from the coding sequence ATGAGAAAAAATAAAAAATTATTAGTAGGATTTTTAGCAGTAAATTCTATACTAAATGCGAGTACAGGCAGCAATGATAATGTGATTAAAAATGATAAGTTATTTAATAAAATGGTAAAAAATATAGAATCAGGAAAATCTAATGATGAAAATTATAAATTAATTGAGAAAATTTTGAATAAAAGGAATGCAGAACTGAAGGATTTATATCTGCAGAATGATTATGTGGTAAAACCTGAATATCTTGAATGGCAATGGTTTGCTACAGGATTTTATACAGAAAGAGGCCGTGGTGATAATACATCGGACAATGCACAGTATCGTTCGACAACAGAAGGATATTACAATGAAGACGGTGAATATATAGTAACAGAGGGAAAACCGTATATGCCTGTTCAGGGAGTAAAAACCATCAATCTGGGAATGAGCATTCCAGTTAAAGGGCTGAATTTAGGGGCAATTTCTATTAGTCCCGGAGAAGTAAAGCTTCCCAATATAGAAGAAGTAACTGTGAATATAACAGTACCAAGCACACCTACAGTGGGAAATGTAAATTTACCTGCATTTACACCAACAGCACCTGCTGTAAATACTCCTTCTATATTTACGCCGCCTGCACTGGATAAAGTATCTACAGGATTTGCACAGGGAGATCCTGTGGGATTCAGACCTCAGATAAATGTCATATTGGGAAATTCAAGTGCAGCACCTATAAGCGGTACAACGACAGTGACTTCACTGGGCACTTCACAGTTTTCCATAACAGGATCCGGTTTCACATGGAACGGATACAATGACAGTACAACAACATCCGGGACTGTCACTACAGGAACATATTCAATGAATACAAACAGTTATCCTTATACATTTTTAAATGTTCTGGCAGGATCATCTACACTCAGCGGAAACTGGATATATCGGAATCAGACTACAGGTGCTTCACCTAATACTGCCAGATTTGTCAGTGTAAACCATGCTTATGGTGCAAGACATCTGAATACGGAATTTCATCTTGCTGGAGACACTTCTATATATGGAAGAAATGACGGTCATATGACAGTAGGTATAGAATATCAGGCATATGATGCTTTAAGCGCGAAGGCAATTATAGATTCCGGAACGACTCTTACTCTTGAAAGCGGTAAAAATCTTTTTGGAATGACTTTAATGATAGAAAGCCCGTATTACAGGGATGATTTTACAAAAATACCTATAGATACAACTTGTGCTTCAGGGATATGCAGACCAATGGAAAATCTTCCTATATATTCTACAGCGGAAAATAGAGGAAAAATAGTAATAAACAGTCAAGAAAGTATAGGAATTGATTTTGCAAAATATACAGTTCCCTCATCAGACGGATCTAATCCAATGGCTATTTATGTGAAGCCGGGAAATATTGAGATAAACGGAAGTTCAAACTACGGGATAAGAGTCCCTAATATTTTTGACTACGGGAATCTGGGCGGAGCATATTCAAGAACAAGCCAGCTGGGTACAGTAGTATACAGCAGTAACGGGAAAGAACAAAATTACTTTAAAGAAACAATAATAGACGGCTCAGGCGGAATGGTAACTGTAGGCGGAAGCCAAAACGTGGGAATTTCTCTGTCAAAAAAGATAACAGGATCTACCCAGGTAGCAGGCGTTCAGGGATTAACAGCTTCAGATTCTGCTGATCTTATTGGAAATATAAGAAATTTAAATATAACAGTAAATGGAACTGAGGGAATAGGAATACTCAGAAATGCAAACTATGTGGAAAAAGATGATTCTACAGGTCTTCCGTTTGGAGATATAGTATTAAAAAATATAAATGTGGAAAGTCTGAGCTTTGGAACTGAAGCTGAAAAATCAGTACTTATCAGAAGTGACAGATCAAAGCTGATACTGGAAAAAGACCTTATTCTGACTTCGACACTTTCAGCGGGAAAATCGGATAATATAGTAATGCTTGCTAATAATTCAGCAACAGCAAACGCTTTAGATCCTTTGTATACTGCAAAAGCAGAAAATAGGGCAGAAATAAATATAGGAGCAGGACTGTATAAAACAACAGGACTTCTTTCTGCAAACGGAGGAGAAGCAACAAACAGCACTGCCGGTGAGATAATAGTAAATTCGGAAGAATCGCAGGGAATGGCAGTACTTGTTAATTCTAAGGGCTTTAACAGCGGAATTATAACTGTACTGGGGACAAAGTCCGTAGGTATAGCCAATATGGGAGAATTTACCATGACAGCTGGGGAAATAGATGCTTCAGGTGATCAGTCCGTAGGAGTTTACGGGGCTGACAATAATAATAAAACAAATATAAACGGCGGTACAGTAAAGGTATCAAACAACGGAATAGGTTTTTTTGCCGGAGATAATGCTACAATTAATATAAGCGGGGCTTCCCTTGAAGCAAATGACAAAGGACTTTTGTTTTATACATATAAAAATTCTTCTGCATTAACATCCTCAGGTCATATAAACATAACAGGAACGGTAAATGCCACGATAAATGCCGGAGGAACAGCTTTTTATCTGAAAGATGACCTTAGTCAGATAACTAACTTTATAAACAGTGTATTTACAGGAAGCGGTAAACTTAATCTGAATATGGCAAGCTCTGATTCAAGACTGTTTATTCTTGATTCACCGGCAAATGACATATATCTGAGCAGTTCTTCAAGCTCTGCAATAGAATCACTGATTCCGTCATCAAAGGTAAGCATCACGGGAACAGGATATAAGCCTTATGCAGTATTTAAGGGAACTCTTGTGGTAGACCAGAATGTAAATCTTGACGATACAAACGATGCATATAACAGACTGGATTTCATGTCATCAAAAACAATTATTAATCCGGGAATTATAATGTCAGGTACAGGAAATAATGTATCGGCAGTGGGACAGAGAAATTATACAGGAACAAGCGGAAGAAATGAAGTAATTGTTATAAATAACGGAACAATAAAACAAACTGGACAAAATGTAATAGGAATAGTAACAGACTATGGAAATATAACTAATGCAGGATTAATAAGCTCTACAGGTGATAATTCAATAGGAATATACGGAGCAAACGGAACAATAAGCAAAAATACCGGGAAAATAGAAATAGGAAATACCGGAATAGGAATATACGGAGGAAATCTGCTTACAGCTTCTGCTCCGGGGTATGGCGATCAGAAAATAGAAATAGAAAATGACAGTGAAATAAAATCGGCGGGAGCAACCGGGGGAATAGGAATATATGCAGATAATACAGCTCTGGCATTAGGAGATTCCACAGTAAAACTTGGTACAAATTCTGATATAAATATGGTATCGGCTGAAAACGGAGTGGGAGTATACGGTAAAACTACCACAGTCAGCGGCGGAGGTACAATATCTGTCGGGAAAAACGGAATAGGAATGCATCTTTTGGATAGTACAGCCGGATTAAGTAATATAACTATGAATTTATCAGGTGATAATGCTGTAGGATATAATATTGCCGGAACAAGTACTTTTACAGGAAGCGGGGTTTTCAACACAAACGGAAATAATACAGTATTATTTAATATGCAGAAAACAGCGCCAAGTACTGCATATATAGACTTCTCAGGCTTTAGTGTAAGCGGAACCGGGAATTATGTAGGCGGAAATATAGAAAATGCAGGTTTTTATTATAGTAATTCAGGAACAGTAAATGAAAAAAGTACAATAGCAGCCGGAAAAAATTCTGTAATATTATTTGATGCAGGAACTAACATAAATGCATCAGGAAGCAGTAATGTAATAGGAATAGCCGACGGAACATACAATGGCGGAATGCCTTTTTCATTCGCAGGTACGACAGCTGATAAAGAGCTTACAAACAGAGGAATAATATCAGCGGGTGATAAATCAGCAGTTCTTTATGCCAAAAATAATGCTGCAATGCTAAATGCCGGAACTGTTACTGTAGGAAAAGAGTCTGTAGGATTATATGGTGTAAGCGTTAATGATGTAGAAAACAAAGGAACAATTAATGTAGGAGAAAATTCAAAGGGAATCTACCTGAAAGACGGGGTACTTACAGGAGTATTGAATTCAGGAAAGATATTAAGCTCATCTGATACAGCAGTAGGGATAATTTCTGATTACAACGGCGGAAGTACGACTTTGATAAAAACAACTGATGAAATAAAACTAACAGGAGAAAATTCTGTAGGAATTTATACTACCGGAACCGGTATACAGAATGTAGAAAATATAGGACTTATAGAAATAGGAGCTTCTTCTGACAGAAATAATCCAGGAATGGCAATTTATAATACAGGTATAGGAAATACAGTTTTGAATACTGGGACAATTACAGCAGGAAATAATTCACTTGGAATTTACAGTAAAGGCGGAGCTGTAACTGAAAGCGGCAATCTTAATGTCGGAAACAGCGGTACGGGAATATATTCAGACGGAGGAAGTGTAATAATTAACAATCTCGGTTCTATGAATATAGGAGCAAATGCAGCAGTAGGAGTATATGGAGCAAATAATGCAAATATTCAGAATAACTTTGCCAATATAGGGATAGGAAACGGAAGCTACGGATTTATAGCTGAGAGCGGATCAAACGTTACCAATACAGCAGCTCAGATACTTGGGGAAAACTCCGTTCTTGTTTACGGAAACGGAGCAGGAAATATTATAAATACAGCAAGCGGAAATATTAGTGCAGCAGGTTCGGGAAATATAGTGTTTTATACAACAGGCGGCGGAACGGTAATAAATGACGGAAATATAACAGCTGATATAGGGAAAAGCAATATAGGAATTTATAATAACGGAGGAAGCATAACCAATACAGGAACTGTATCTGTCGGTGATACTGAACTTGCTTATGATTCATCAGGTAATGTGGATGTATTAAACAGCAGATATGCAGTGGGAATTTACGGAGAAGCATCAAAAGTAGAGAATCACGGAAACCTGAATATAGGAAATAATGCTGTAGGATTATATGTGAAGGATAACACTATAACAGCATTAAATTATGGGAATATATACGCAGGAACATCAGCAAGCCCTAAAAATGGAGCAATAGGAATCTTTTCAGAAGGCGGGGCAGGAGTAGAAAATCACGGAAATATTACTTTATATGGTAATGATGTAATAGGAATAGCCGGAAAAGGGTCTGCAAAAGTAACAAATCACGGAATAATAACAGTAGAGGGACAAGGGGCAACCGGAATTTACGGAACTCTTAATACAGTAGTTGATAATCAGGGAACTATAAATGTATCCGGAACGGACAGTGTAGGAATAATAGCACCTAAAGGAAAGATACTGAATAACGGAACGATAAACTTTATAAACGGTGCCAAGATGACAGCTATGGATAATGAATATGAAATACCTGAGCTAATCAATGCAGGGATAATAAAAGTAAACGGAAATTTTGAAAATGAAGGAATGAAAATATCGCTAAAGCCTGATTTGAACACACTACAGGAATCATCAGTAGCAGGAATAGATTTTGTAATGAACAGCGGAAGTATCTCAGCAGATACACTTACAATAACAGATACGGTAAAAATTCTTCCTGATTTTTCACAGGGAACAAATGCCAAGGTGTATAAACTGGAGAATGCTTTTATATCAAGCAATATAATATCTGTGACAGGAAAACTTCCTGTGGTAAGTAATTCACTGACTTGGGAAGCAACACCTTCGGTAAATTCAGACGGAAATATAGATATCTATATGTCAAAGATAGATTATCATGATTTTACCGACGGACTGTGGTATGATGATTTTGGAAAAGCTCTTGATGAAAATTATTATGGATCAGCAGGAGATGCCGGAAAAATCTATGACAAGCTGGATCTTATTGAAAACGAAAAAGATTTCAGGCATGTAATGGAAAGCCTTGCAGGGAATATTTATGCCAATATAAACCAGCGTGAGGAAGATATCGCAAGAAGCTTTGAAAATTCAATGACTTTAATGCAGAATTCCGATAATAACACAAAAGAAAATGTAAAGATAAATATAATTGCGGGGAAAGGAAGAACTAAAGAAGATACAGACGGGATTGTAAACTATGATTATACAACAACCGGAGTACTTGCCCTGCGTGAAGTAGAGAGAACTTACAAGCATACATTCGGATATTCCCTTGGATATCTGCACACAGGATTTGAATTTAAAGATGGAAACAGCAGTGAGGAATGGGTAGATACTGTGCAGATGGGAGTTCACAATAAGTATAAAGCAAACGGATGGAATCTGAGAAATGATCTTACAGGAAGAGTAAGTTTTCATAATATAGACAGAAATATAGACTGGCCTTCTCCTACAGGCAGATCAGAAATGAACGGAAGCTATGAGACATATAGTATAACAAGTGACAATATTTTCGGAAAAGAGCTTTCGGTAGGAAAAAATACAAGTATAGTACCATATGGAGCATTGCGTGCAATGTATGTAACAAGACCTGATTTTAGCGAGAGCGGGGAAGAATCACTAAAAGTAGAAGGTAACGATGCATGGAGTGTAAAACCAAGAGCCGGAGTAGAATTGAAGACAGCAGTACCTTTATCTGATTCGGGATGGCAGCTGAAAGGAGCTCTTGACATAGCATATGAATATGAGCTTGCGGATCTGAATGAAAGAGAATATGCAAAATTATCAGCGGTAGAAAATAATTATCATAAATTATCAAAACCGGAAGATGAAAAGGGAACATTAAGAACAAGAGCATCAGTGGGAGTAGAAGTAAAAGACAGATATGGAATATTCCTGACTGGAGAATACGGAGTAGGAAATAACAGCGAGGATGATTATAGAGCAGGGTTAACATTAAAAGCAGTATTTTAA
- a CDS encoding metallophosphoesterase → MIYFTADTHFFHSNIINLCDRPFKNVDEMNKVLIRNWNSYITELDEIYILGDFLFKGTGSQANAILNTLKGKKYLIRGNHDKFLNDENFDMSAFEWVKDYFVLNYKKMKFVLFHYPILEWDGFFKDSVHLYGHVHNSGKDPGQNKRLSVLENKAFNVGVDVNNFFPVSIETIIKKQQ, encoded by the coding sequence ATGATCTATTTTACAGCAGATACCCATTTTTTTCATTCAAATATTATTAATCTGTGTGACAGACCTTTTAAAAATGTTGATGAAATGAATAAAGTCCTTATCAGAAACTGGAATTCCTATATTACAGAGCTGGATGAGATTTATATTCTCGGGGATTTTCTTTTCAAAGGGACAGGCAGTCAGGCTAATGCCATACTAAATACCCTGAAGGGAAAAAAGTATTTGATAAGAGGCAATCACGATAAATTTTTAAATGATGAAAACTTTGATATGAGTGCTTTTGAATGGGTAAAGGACTATTTTGTACTGAATTATAAAAAGATGAAATTTGTTCTTTTTCATTATCCGATTCTTGAATGGGACGGATTCTTCAAGGATTCTGTACATCTTTACGGCCATGTTCATAATTCCGGCAAAGATCCCGGACAGAATAAACGTCTTTCTGTTCTTGAAAATAAAGCTTTTAATGTCGGTGTCGATGTTAATAACTTTTTTCCGGTAAGTATAGAAACTATAATAAAAAAACAGCAGTAA
- a CDS encoding M20 metallopeptidase family protein, with protein sequence MTDRIKKLAEKYSSVIMGAREYFHANPGIEFQEFETTKKIIEILEEHGIEYQKDIAVTGILAIVRGKKEGKTVLLRGDMDALPIEEESDVPYKSKVKGVMHACGHDSHAAGLLGAALILNELKDEITGNIKFAFQPAEENQGGAKPMIDAGILENPKVDAAFGLHVWGPYPEGKALTMKGPMMAAPDNIRIKLIGKGGHASMPNMLIDPVVMAAEVILSLQTIVSRKVDPLEPAVISCCSIHGGSAQNVIPNEVEITGTVRTLNEEVRRKMPELMEQTIKGITDIYNGAYEFDYHFGFPCLVNDAKSTETLISAAGKILGNENVDIMAKPVMGGEDFAYFTQEVPSAFIFLGVAEDMENPPVHHHPKFAFHSKNTVTSSEILTQAALDFLENSK encoded by the coding sequence ATGACAGATCGTATAAAAAAACTGGCAGAAAAATATTCTTCTGTAATTATGGGAGCAAGGGAATATTTTCATGCCAATCCTGGTATAGAATTTCAGGAATTCGAAACAACAAAAAAAATTATAGAAATCCTTGAGGAGCATGGTATTGAATATCAGAAGGACATTGCTGTTACCGGGATTTTAGCTATAGTCAGAGGAAAAAAGGAAGGGAAAACTGTTCTTCTGAGAGGAGATATGGACGCTCTTCCTATTGAGGAAGAATCTGATGTCCCGTATAAATCTAAAGTAAAAGGTGTTATGCATGCCTGCGGTCATGACAGCCATGCTGCCGGACTTCTCGGGGCTGCACTTATTCTTAATGAATTAAAGGATGAAATAACAGGGAATATCAAATTTGCTTTTCAGCCTGCCGAAGAAAATCAAGGCGGGGCAAAGCCCATGATTGATGCGGGAATACTTGAAAATCCAAAAGTAGATGCTGCATTCGGACTTCACGTATGGGGACCTTATCCCGAAGGAAAAGCACTAACAATGAAAGGTCCCATGATGGCTGCACCCGATAATATAAGAATCAAGCTTATAGGTAAAGGCGGACATGCTTCTATGCCAAATATGCTCATTGACCCTGTTGTTATGGCTGCTGAGGTCATTTTGTCCCTGCAGACTATAGTCAGCAGAAAAGTAGACCCTCTTGAGCCTGCAGTTATCTCTTGCTGTTCTATTCACGGAGGAAGTGCACAGAATGTTATTCCGAATGAAGTAGAAATAACAGGTACTGTAAGAACCCTTAATGAAGAGGTAAGAAGAAAAATGCCGGAACTTATGGAACAAACAATAAAAGGAATAACTGATATCTATAACGGAGCATATGAATTTGACTATCATTTCGGCTTCCCGTGTCTGGTTAATGATGCGAAATCTACAGAGACTCTTATATCTGCTGCCGGAAAGATTCTTGGAAATGAAAATGTGGACATTATGGCAAAGCCTGTAATGGGTGGAGAAGACTTTGCCTATTTTACACAGGAAGTGCCTTCTGCGTTTATCTTTCTCGGCGTAGCTGAAGATATGGAAAATCCGCCTGTACATCATCACCCGAAATTTGCATTCCACAGTAAAAATACTGTTACTTCCTCGGAAATTCTTACACAGGCAGCGCTGGATTTTCTTGAAAATTCAAAATAA
- a CDS encoding AbgT family transporter — MKTKKLNFFERFLNFFENVGNKMPDPVTLSFILCILVIIISKFVATTGISAIHPKSGETLLAVDLLTKTGFQKIFTSIISNFQGFPPLGVVLVTMFGAGVAEKTGFMEELLKVTTVKIPKPLVTACILFIGILANAAGDAGFIILPPLAAIIFISLKRHPLVGMLAAYAGVAAGFAANIFISISDVLAATFTIPAAQILDKNYTGTVAMNFYFLFVSTFVLVITGVFVTEKIIAPRFEGVEYDYHDEKIKDALDEDTRKKALKYSLISLGIFSVIVILLCIGDNAFFRDPETGSLTSSSSILMKSIVLLVTLAFFIPGVVYGIIVKKIRTDKDLVHLMGQSMSDMGLYIVLAFASAQFLAFFNESNLASIFSIKGAEGLKNLGISGIPLMILFIILSSVINLFIGSASAKWAIMAPIFVPMFMLLGYNPALIQMAYRIGDSVTNPLSPLFPYFPILLAVARKYDKKAGLGTLISNMIPYSLFFGIVWTLLLILFIIFNIPLGPDAGIHYSF; from the coding sequence ATGAAGACAAAAAAATTAAACTTTTTCGAAAGATTTTTAAATTTTTTTGAGAATGTTGGAAACAAAATGCCCGACCCTGTTACATTATCATTTATCCTTTGTATTTTAGTGATAATTATATCAAAATTTGTAGCAACTACAGGCATTTCTGCAATACATCCAAAATCAGGAGAAACTCTTCTGGCAGTGGATTTACTTACCAAAACTGGTTTTCAAAAAATTTTTACCAGTATAATTTCGAATTTTCAGGGCTTTCCTCCGCTCGGCGTGGTTCTGGTAACTATGTTTGGTGCGGGAGTTGCTGAAAAAACAGGTTTCATGGAAGAATTACTAAAAGTAACCACAGTAAAAATACCAAAACCATTAGTTACAGCGTGTATACTTTTTATAGGTATTCTGGCTAATGCAGCAGGAGATGCCGGCTTTATTATTTTACCTCCTCTTGCAGCAATTATTTTTATCAGTCTGAAAAGACATCCCCTTGTAGGTATGCTTGCAGCTTATGCCGGTGTAGCGGCAGGCTTTGCAGCAAATATATTTATCAGTATTTCTGATGTACTTGCAGCTACTTTTACAATACCTGCAGCACAAATTCTTGATAAAAACTACACAGGAACTGTTGCAATGAATTTTTATTTTTTATTCGTTTCTACCTTTGTTCTTGTTATTACAGGAGTTTTTGTTACTGAAAAAATTATTGCCCCGAGATTTGAGGGTGTAGAATATGATTATCATGATGAAAAGATAAAAGATGCTCTTGATGAAGATACAAGAAAAAAGGCGTTGAAGTATTCCCTTATAAGTCTTGGAATCTTTTCCGTGATTGTTATTCTGTTATGTATAGGTGATAATGCATTTTTCAGAGATCCGGAAACGGGAAGCCTTACTTCTTCCAGTTCGATTTTAATGAAAAGTATTGTTTTATTGGTTACACTTGCATTTTTTATACCAGGGGTTGTCTATGGTATTATAGTCAAAAAAATCAGAACAGATAAGGATCTGGTCCACCTTATGGGGCAATCTATGTCGGATATGGGGCTTTATATTGTACTGGCTTTTGCTTCAGCCCAGTTTTTAGCTTTTTTCAATGAAAGCAATCTTGCATCTATTTTTTCCATAAAAGGTGCTGAAGGATTAAAAAATCTTGGTATTTCAGGTATTCCGCTTATGATTTTATTTATTATATTATCTTCTGTAATTAATTTATTTATAGGAAGTGCTTCAGCTAAATGGGCAATAATGGCACCTATTTTTGTACCTATGTTCATGCTTTTGGGATATAATCCGGCATTAATACAAATGGCCTACAGAATAGGTGATTCGGTTACTAACCCGTTAAGTCCTTTATTTCCTTATTTTCCTATATTACTTGCCGTTGCAAGGAAATATGACAAGAAGGCAGGACTGGGAACATTAATATCCAACATGATTCCATATTCTTTATTTTTTGGTATTGTCTGGACATTATTGCTGATTTTATTTATAATATTTAATATACCGCTTGGACCTGATGCAGGAATACATTACAGTTTTTAA